The Microlunatus antarcticus genome window below encodes:
- a CDS encoding mycoredoxin, translating into MSTLNAPTADRPTIFTTTWCGYCKRLKSQLDRAGVAYDEINIEEVPDGAALVQKANGGNETVPTVWFADGSTLTNPSARQVQDKLA; encoded by the coding sequence GTGAGCACGCTGAACGCACCGACCGCCGACCGTCCCACGATCTTCACCACGACGTGGTGCGGCTACTGCAAGCGCCTCAAGTCCCAGCTCGACCGGGCCGGCGTCGCGTACGACGAGATCAACATCGAGGAGGTCCCGGACGGTGCCGCGCTGGTCCAGAAGGCCAACGGCGGCAACGAGACGGTCCCGACCGTCTGGTTCGCCGACGGCTCCACGCTGACGAACCCCTCGGCGCGGCAGGTCCAGGACAAGCTGGCGTGA
- the recC gene encoding exodeoxyribonuclease V subunit gamma yields MSLHLHRAERADVLVGALGRVLAVPLADPFATEVVCVPTPGVERWIAQRLAHTLGAGPGDDGVCAGVDFPSPARFVAEALGRSGTDDPWVPSRAVWPLLAVLETAVAEPWAAVLADHLGPATDLGDGAADDPEDTRRSRRWSTARRVAGLFARYAADRPAMLEDWAAGRDLGPDGVPLASDRAWQPELWRRLRDHIGGPDPVTRLRRDVERLRDGDLSGSASDLPERLSVFGATRLDPRHLDVLLALGVRRDVHLWLPHPSPAAWDAVSRLPQPAGPVLPLRADDPSADVVHHPLLAYLGRDLRELQVRLEVGAASVGATLVDEHHPALDTGPETLLTRLQADVAADRAPSRDHLLAPDDRSVQVHACAGPHRQVEVLREVLLGLLADDETLQPRDVVVMCPDVEAYAPLVAATFGLDSEEDGSGRPEHPGHRLRVRLADRSLRQLNPVLATVGRLLDLADARVTLSALLDLAAATPVATRFRLGEDDLERLHELLPQTGVRWGLDAGHRARFGMEGFAQNTWAAGLDRLLLGVAMDESDARFIGTVLPLDDVASDDVGLVGRLAELLSRVRGLSDACATPKTLPDWLTLCREVVEELTDVKPADRWQHAHAYGELARLEERAGAAAGASTLSLTEVRALLADAFRGRAGRANFRTGTLTVASLLPMRAVPHRVVCLLGLDDGAFPRRVTPDGDDLTAAGRRVGDPDPRGEDRQLFLDAVCAARETLVVLHSAVDPRTGSDLRPAVPVEALLETLDASARTTDGRPVRQHLTVHHALQPFGRRNFAVGDGATDGASDEPFSFDRAALRGARAQRGQPRPAPTPYAGVLLEPLPADRSVELTELYRFFHHPVRALLRARAGLSDGGRDEAEDEQIPVELDGLQRWAIGDRMLQAHLRGADLDALSAAEWRRGSVPPRELGTRVVGDLRTEVGTVAASAAPWTERPAERVDVLLDLGPVRLTGSVDGVRGDTAVRVLFSRPSAKHRLQAWVELLALSASRPEREWRTVVVGRKGQLELGPVTPEFARLVLTDLVDLQGAGLRTLLPFAPLASYEYALLDSRDQLPDELKRVEDQWGRDRDPLWERVLGVGADLDTLMAEPARPGEGRPDRDGESRFASVARRVFVPLIRVQGR; encoded by the coding sequence ATGAGCCTCCACCTGCACCGCGCCGAACGGGCCGACGTCCTCGTCGGCGCCCTCGGCCGGGTGCTCGCCGTCCCGCTGGCCGACCCGTTCGCCACCGAGGTCGTCTGCGTCCCCACCCCGGGCGTGGAGCGCTGGATCGCACAGCGCCTCGCCCACACCCTCGGTGCCGGTCCCGGGGACGACGGTGTCTGCGCCGGGGTGGACTTCCCCTCCCCCGCCCGCTTCGTGGCGGAGGCGCTCGGCCGCTCCGGCACGGACGACCCGTGGGTCCCGTCGCGCGCCGTGTGGCCGCTGCTCGCCGTCCTCGAGACCGCCGTCGCTGAGCCGTGGGCGGCGGTGCTCGCCGACCACCTCGGCCCGGCCACGGACCTCGGTGACGGAGCAGCCGACGACCCGGAGGACACCCGGCGCTCGCGGCGCTGGAGCACGGCCCGGCGGGTCGCGGGGCTGTTCGCGCGCTACGCCGCCGACCGCCCGGCGATGCTCGAGGACTGGGCCGCCGGCCGCGACCTGGGACCGGACGGGGTACCCCTGGCGTCGGACCGGGCCTGGCAGCCGGAGCTCTGGCGCCGGCTGCGGGACCACATCGGCGGCCCGGACCCCGTGACCCGGCTCCGCCGCGACGTCGAGCGGCTCCGCGACGGCGACCTCTCGGGCTCGGCGAGCGACCTGCCCGAGCGGCTGTCGGTCTTCGGCGCCACGCGTCTCGACCCGCGCCACCTCGACGTGCTGCTGGCCCTCGGCGTCCGCCGCGACGTCCACCTCTGGCTGCCGCACCCGTCACCGGCCGCGTGGGATGCGGTGTCCCGACTGCCGCAGCCCGCAGGTCCGGTGCTCCCGCTGCGCGCGGACGACCCCTCTGCGGACGTCGTCCACCACCCGCTGCTGGCCTACCTCGGCCGCGACCTCCGCGAGCTCCAGGTCCGGCTCGAGGTCGGTGCTGCGAGCGTCGGGGCGACCCTCGTCGACGAGCACCACCCCGCGCTCGACACCGGGCCCGAGACCCTGCTGACCCGCCTGCAGGCCGACGTCGCGGCCGACCGCGCACCGTCGCGCGACCACCTGCTCGCGCCGGACGACCGCAGCGTCCAGGTGCACGCCTGCGCCGGGCCCCACCGCCAGGTCGAGGTCCTGCGCGAGGTGCTGCTGGGCCTGCTCGCCGACGACGAGACCCTCCAGCCTCGTGACGTCGTGGTGATGTGCCCGGACGTCGAGGCGTACGCACCGCTGGTCGCCGCCACCTTCGGCCTCGACAGCGAGGAGGACGGCTCCGGGCGGCCCGAGCACCCCGGCCACCGCCTGCGCGTGCGCCTGGCCGACCGTTCGCTGCGCCAGCTCAACCCGGTCCTCGCCACCGTCGGACGCCTGCTCGACCTCGCCGACGCCCGGGTGACGCTGTCGGCCCTGCTCGACCTCGCGGCGGCGACCCCCGTGGCGACCCGGTTCCGCCTCGGGGAGGACGACCTCGAGCGCCTGCACGAGCTGCTGCCGCAGACGGGCGTGCGCTGGGGGCTCGACGCCGGCCACCGGGCCCGGTTCGGCATGGAGGGCTTCGCGCAGAACACCTGGGCCGCCGGGCTCGACCGGCTGCTGCTCGGGGTCGCGATGGACGAGAGCGACGCCCGCTTCATCGGCACCGTGCTGCCGCTCGACGACGTGGCGTCCGACGACGTCGGGCTCGTCGGACGGCTGGCCGAGCTGCTCAGCCGGGTGCGGGGGCTGAGCGACGCCTGCGCGACCCCGAAGACCCTGCCCGACTGGCTGACGCTGTGCCGCGAGGTCGTCGAGGAGCTCACCGACGTCAAGCCGGCCGACCGCTGGCAGCACGCGCACGCGTACGGCGAGCTCGCCCGGCTGGAGGAGCGCGCGGGCGCGGCCGCCGGGGCCAGCACGCTGTCGTTGACCGAGGTCCGGGCCCTGCTGGCGGACGCGTTCCGCGGCCGGGCGGGCCGGGCGAACTTCCGCACGGGCACGCTGACCGTGGCCAGCCTGCTGCCCATGCGGGCGGTGCCGCACCGGGTCGTCTGCCTGCTCGGCCTGGACGACGGCGCGTTCCCGCGGCGGGTGACCCCGGACGGCGACGACCTGACCGCCGCCGGCCGCCGGGTCGGCGACCCGGACCCGCGCGGCGAGGACAGGCAGCTGTTCCTCGACGCGGTCTGCGCGGCCCGCGAGACCCTGGTCGTCCTCCACTCCGCGGTCGACCCCCGCACCGGGAGCGACCTGCGCCCCGCCGTACCGGTCGAGGCGCTGCTCGAGACGCTCGACGCATCGGCGCGGACGACCGACGGCCGGCCGGTCCGCCAGCACCTGACCGTCCACCACGCGCTGCAGCCGTTCGGGCGAAGGAACTTCGCCGTCGGCGACGGAGCCACCGACGGAGCATCGGACGAGCCGTTCAGCTTCGACCGCGCCGCGCTGCGGGGGGCCCGGGCGCAGCGCGGCCAGCCTCGGCCCGCGCCGACCCCGTACGCCGGGGTGCTGCTCGAGCCGCTGCCCGCCGACCGTTCCGTCGAGCTCACCGAGCTCTACCGCTTCTTCCACCACCCCGTGCGCGCGCTGCTGCGCGCCCGGGCCGGGCTCAGCGACGGCGGGCGCGACGAGGCGGAGGACGAGCAGATCCCCGTCGAGCTGGACGGACTGCAGCGCTGGGCCATCGGTGACCGGATGCTCCAGGCCCACCTGCGCGGGGCCGACCTCGACGCGCTGTCGGCCGCGGAGTGGCGGCGCGGGTCGGTGCCGCCCCGCGAGCTCGGCACCCGGGTGGTCGGCGACCTGCGCACGGAGGTCGGCACGGTGGCCGCCTCTGCGGCCCCGTGGACGGAGCGTCCCGCCGAGCGGGTCGACGTCCTCCTCGACCTCGGGCCGGTCCGGCTGACCGGCAGCGTCGACGGCGTGCGCGGCGATACCGCGGTCCGGGTCCTGTTCTCCCGGCCGTCGGCGAAGCACCGGCTGCAGGCGTGGGTCGAGCTGCTCGCGCTCAGCGCCAGCCGGCCCGAGCGCGAGTGGCGCACCGTCGTCGTCGGGCGCAAGGGCCAGCTCGAGCTCGGGCCGGTGACGCCGGAGTTCGCCCGCCTCGTGCTCACCGACCTCGTCGACCTGCAGGGCGCCGGCCTGCGCACGCTCCTCCCGTTCGCGCCGCTCGCGTCGTACGAGTACGCGCTGCTGGACTCGCGCGACCAGCTGCCCGACGAGCTCAAGCGGGTCGAGGACCAGTGGGGCCGCGACCGCGACCCGCTGTGGGAGCGGGTCCTCGGGGTCGGTGCCGACCTCGACACGCTGATGGCCGAGCCCGCGCGGCCCGGCGAGGGACGTCCGGACCGCGACGGGGAGAGCCGCTTCGCCAGCGTCGCGCGCCGGGTGTTCGTGCCGCTGATCCGGGTGCAGGGCCGATGA
- a CDS encoding ATP-dependent DNA helicase UvrD2: MPGTDPEELLAGLDPEQREVATALRGPVAVIAGAGTGKTRAITHRIAYGVATGVYRPTSVLAVTFTTRAAGELRGRLQQLGAHGVQARTFHSAALRQLQYFWPRAYGSDVPSVLDNRMSLVAESAGRLRVRVDTARLRDLVSEIGWAKVSNVRPEDYARLAEQHHRSVATIEPDMVARIFTGYEEAKRDRGRIDFEDILLCTAALISDHPDVAEQVRRTYRHLVVDEYQDVSPLQEALLTLWRGDSQEICVVGDPAQTIHSFAGAQPSFLTGFPRRFSDATVVKLVRDYRSTPQVVGCANAVMSVAGASSLKLVAQRPDGPQVSFVESSDEASEASGVAEWVEAQHAAGVEYRDLAVLYRINAQSPPLEQALAERGIPYLVRSGERFYERPEVRQTLVTLRTQLRAAESEGGSALDQFKALLGALGWTEKSPESAGAVRERWESLAALLSVAEDLAAARTAAGLPLTLAEVSAELDRRAEAQHVPVAQGVTVSTLHSAKGLEWEGVALLGVHEGTLPFVLATTPEEVTEERRLLYVGMTRAMSLLRVSWSRTRNGGGNVRKPSRFLDPVLPASYKGSAANGVGSSSAARKGRGRGAVLSVHCRSCGKGLNDAAERKLGRHTDCPSTFDEVTLDLLREWRRQEAASASLPAYCVFTDATLVAIAEARPRSDLDLFRVQGIGKLKVDKYGEQVLSVLAAGEERASAAS, translated from the coding sequence GTGCCAGGAACGGACCCGGAGGAGCTGCTCGCCGGGCTCGACCCCGAGCAGCGCGAGGTCGCGACGGCGTTGCGCGGCCCCGTCGCCGTCATCGCGGGGGCGGGGACCGGCAAGACCCGTGCCATCACGCACCGGATCGCGTACGGCGTGGCCACCGGGGTCTACCGACCCACGTCCGTGCTGGCCGTCACCTTCACGACGCGCGCCGCCGGCGAGCTCCGCGGCCGGCTCCAGCAGCTCGGCGCCCACGGCGTGCAGGCCCGGACGTTCCACTCCGCCGCGCTCCGCCAGCTGCAGTACTTCTGGCCCCGGGCGTACGGCAGCGACGTCCCGTCGGTGCTGGACAACCGGATGTCGCTGGTGGCGGAGTCCGCCGGCCGGCTGCGCGTCCGCGTCGACACCGCCCGGCTGCGGGACCTCGTCTCCGAGATCGGCTGGGCCAAGGTCAGCAACGTCCGGCCCGAGGACTACGCCCGGCTCGCGGAGCAGCACCACCGCAGCGTCGCCACGATCGAGCCCGACATGGTCGCGCGGATCTTCACCGGCTACGAGGAGGCGAAGCGCGACCGCGGCCGCATCGACTTCGAGGACATCCTGCTGTGCACCGCCGCGCTGATCTCCGACCACCCCGACGTCGCCGAGCAGGTCCGCCGGACCTACCGCCACCTGGTCGTGGACGAGTACCAGGACGTCAGCCCGCTGCAGGAGGCGCTGCTCACGCTGTGGCGCGGCGACAGCCAGGAGATCTGCGTCGTCGGCGACCCGGCCCAGACCATCCACTCCTTCGCCGGGGCGCAGCCGTCCTTCCTGACGGGCTTCCCCCGGCGGTTCAGCGACGCCACGGTGGTCAAGCTGGTCCGTGACTACCGCTCCACCCCTCAGGTCGTCGGCTGTGCCAACGCGGTGATGTCGGTCGCGGGCGCCTCGTCGCTCAAGCTGGTCGCCCAGCGCCCGGACGGGCCGCAGGTGAGCTTCGTCGAGTCGTCGGACGAGGCGTCGGAGGCGTCCGGCGTCGCCGAGTGGGTCGAGGCCCAGCACGCGGCGGGCGTCGAGTACCGCGACCTGGCCGTCCTCTACCGGATCAACGCCCAGTCGCCGCCGTTGGAGCAGGCGCTGGCCGAGCGCGGCATCCCCTACCTGGTCCGCAGCGGGGAGCGCTTCTACGAGCGGCCCGAGGTGCGCCAGACCCTCGTGACGCTGCGGACGCAGCTCCGCGCCGCGGAGAGCGAGGGCGGCTCGGCCCTGGACCAGTTCAAGGCCCTGCTCGGCGCACTCGGCTGGACGGAGAAGTCCCCGGAGAGCGCCGGCGCGGTCCGCGAGCGGTGGGAGTCGCTCGCCGCCCTGCTCAGCGTGGCCGAGGACCTGGCCGCCGCCCGGACCGCCGCCGGGCTGCCGCTCACGCTCGCCGAGGTGTCGGCCGAGCTCGACCGCCGGGCGGAGGCGCAGCACGTCCCCGTCGCCCAGGGCGTGACCGTGTCGACGCTGCACTCGGCCAAGGGCCTGGAGTGGGAGGGCGTCGCGCTGCTCGGCGTGCACGAGGGGACGCTGCCGTTCGTCCTGGCCACGACGCCGGAGGAGGTCACCGAGGAGCGGCGGCTGCTCTACGTCGGCATGACCCGCGCCATGAGCCTGCTGCGCGTCTCCTGGTCGCGCACCCGCAACGGCGGCGGCAACGTGCGCAAGCCGTCGCGGTTCCTCGACCCGGTGCTCCCCGCCTCGTACAAGGGATCGGCAGCGAACGGGGTCGGCTCCAGCTCGGCCGCCCGCAAGGGCCGGGGGCGCGGGGCCGTGCTGTCCGTGCACTGCCGCTCCTGCGGCAAGGGGCTGAACGACGCCGCCGAGCGCAAGCTCGGCCGGCACACCGACTGCCCGTCGACCTTCGACGAGGTCACGCTCGACCTGCTGCGGGAGTGGCGCCGTCAGGAAGCCGCCTCGGCGAGCCTGCCCGCGTACTGCGTCTTCACCGACGCCACGCTGGTCGCCATCGCGGAGGCCCGGCCGCGCAGCGACCTCGACCTGTTCCGGGTGCAGGGCATCGGCAAGCTCAAGGTCGACAAGTACGGCGAGCAGGTGCTGTCGGTCCTCGCGGCCGGCGAGGAGCGGGCGAGCGCCGCCTCCTGA
- a CDS encoding DinB family protein yields MTTTAEHNPENSPDDRAKADLREYLQRAREDLLWKLEGLSEYDVRRPLVPTGTNLLGLVKHTAGTEAGYLGATFGRPFPDLPRWASDAAEDNADMWATPEESTADLVALYRRVWAHSDATVEALPLDEIGLVPWWPAERREPTLHRVLAHVVAETSRHAGQADLVRELVDGAAGMRAGVSNLPDNDADWWTAYHHRVERAARRAGDR; encoded by the coding sequence GTGACGACGACCGCCGAGCACAACCCCGAGAACAGCCCCGACGACCGGGCCAAGGCCGACCTGCGCGAGTACCTGCAGCGGGCCCGCGAGGACCTGCTGTGGAAGCTCGAGGGGCTGTCGGAGTACGACGTCCGCCGCCCGCTGGTGCCGACCGGCACCAACCTGCTCGGCCTGGTCAAGCACACCGCCGGCACCGAGGCGGGCTACCTCGGGGCGACGTTCGGGCGCCCGTTCCCCGACCTGCCGCGCTGGGCGAGCGACGCGGCCGAGGACAACGCCGACATGTGGGCCACCCCCGAGGAGTCGACGGCCGACCTGGTGGCCCTCTACCGCCGGGTCTGGGCGCACTCGGACGCCACGGTCGAGGCGTTGCCGCTCGACGAAATCGGCCTGGTGCCCTGGTGGCCCGCCGAGCGTCGCGAGCCGACTCTGCACCGCGTGCTCGCCCACGTCGTCGCCGAGACGAGCCGGCACGCCGGGCAGGCCGACCTCGTCCGCGAGCTGGTCGACGGCGCCGCCGGCATGCGGGCGGGCGTCAGCAACCTGCCCGACAACGACGCGGACTGGTGGACCGCGTACCACCACCGGGTCGAGCGGGCCGCGCGTCGGGCCGGAGACCGTTGA
- a CDS encoding LLM class flavin-dependent oxidoreductase: MRVGITLLPELGWSTDRERWRAVEAYGYDHAWTFDHLAWRSLADSPWFATVPTLTAAALSTSTLRVGTWVATPNFRHPVPFAKELMTLDHLSDGRLNVGLGAGTDGYDATMLGEPALSPGRRHARFAEFVEVLGSVLSQPRTSWSGDWYTVDEARTVPACVQRPHPPFVVAANGPKGMRLALEQGDGWVTTTGAPPDADAEDWWAAAADKAARFARATEDRTAAGPPLPEGFTRYLNLEARTADFGSAEQVVDALGRAAALGYTDAVLAWPRPDGPMAGDPALVEAVAARLPEVRTF, encoded by the coding sequence ATGCGCGTCGGGATCACGCTGCTGCCGGAGCTGGGCTGGTCGACCGACCGGGAGCGCTGGCGTGCGGTCGAGGCGTACGGCTACGACCACGCCTGGACCTTCGACCACCTCGCCTGGCGCTCGCTGGCCGACTCGCCCTGGTTCGCGACCGTGCCGACCCTCACCGCCGCCGCGCTGTCGACGAGCACGCTGAGGGTCGGGACGTGGGTCGCGACGCCGAACTTCCGCCACCCGGTCCCGTTCGCCAAGGAGCTGATGACGCTCGACCACCTCTCCGACGGCCGGTTGAACGTCGGGCTCGGGGCCGGCACGGACGGCTACGACGCGACGATGCTCGGTGAGCCTGCGCTCAGCCCGGGGCGCCGGCACGCGCGGTTCGCCGAGTTCGTCGAGGTGCTCGGCTCGGTCCTGAGCCAGCCGAGGACCAGCTGGTCGGGCGACTGGTACACCGTCGACGAGGCCCGGACGGTCCCCGCCTGCGTCCAGCGGCCGCACCCGCCGTTCGTCGTCGCCGCGAACGGACCGAAGGGCATGCGGCTGGCCCTGGAGCAGGGCGACGGCTGGGTCACCACGACCGGGGCGCCGCCCGACGCCGACGCCGAGGACTGGTGGGCGGCCGCGGCGGACAAGGCCGCCCGCTTCGCCCGCGCCACCGAGGACCGGACCGCCGCGGGGCCGCCGCTGCCGGAGGGCTTCACGCGCTACCTCAACCTCGAGGCGCGTACGGCGGACTTCGGCTCGGCGGAGCAGGTCGTGGACGCGCTCGGGCGTGCGGCCGCGCTCGGCTACACCGACGCGGTGCTCGCCTGGCCCCGACCCGACGGTCCGATGGCCGGCGACCCCGCCCTCGTCGAGGCGGTCGCGGCCCGGCTGCCCGAGGTGCGCACGTTCTGA
- a CDS encoding WhiB family transcriptional regulator — MSLAVGLAALVTPPSGVTFAELPCRLNDPELFFAESPADVETAKALCLDCPIRTACLDGALDRREPWGVWGGELFIAGVVVARKRPRGRPRKNPVEPAAPAVPARRGEVAA, encoded by the coding sequence ATGAGCCTCGCAGTCGGACTCGCGGCACTCGTCACCCCGCCCAGCGGTGTGACGTTCGCCGAGCTGCCCTGCCGGCTGAACGACCCGGAGCTGTTCTTCGCCGAGTCCCCCGCCGACGTGGAGACGGCGAAGGCGCTCTGCCTGGACTGCCCGATCCGGACCGCGTGCCTCGACGGGGCGCTCGACCGGCGGGAGCCCTGGGGTGTCTGGGGTGGCGAGCTGTTCATCGCCGGTGTCGTGGTCGCGCGCAAGCGGCCGCGGGGCCGGCCCCGCAAGAACCCGGTGGAGCCGGCCGCTCCCGCCGTCCCCGCCCGCAGGGGCGAGGTGGCGGCGTGA
- a CDS encoding DUF6518 family protein: MQTLTPVPTAAAGSVDHQPTRRPRSRWTSVLVPVVVGLVLGPLDLLLQHVLPYPFANLANSPAAWALVAFAVGWSDRIRGRWWPAVAGVLTLLLAVEGYYATAVVALGDDVSTLTNGSALLWLALAVAAGAVFGTAGAWARSAHPWRGPVGTAAAVAVLLAEAWLDLTRLSDAGGDVAYRHDLAQTAVVLLVLAALVAVLAGRSARQRIIGSVIALGLALLGALAISTLRTYGLL; encoded by the coding sequence GTGCAGACCCTCACCCCCGTCCCCACCGCTGCGGCCGGTTCCGTCGACCACCAGCCCACGCGCCGACCCCGGTCGAGGTGGACCTCGGTGCTGGTGCCCGTGGTCGTCGGCCTGGTGCTCGGCCCGCTCGACCTGCTGCTGCAGCACGTGCTGCCATACCCCTTCGCCAACCTGGCCAACTCCCCGGCGGCCTGGGCGCTCGTCGCCTTCGCCGTCGGGTGGTCCGACCGGATCCGCGGTCGCTGGTGGCCCGCCGTCGCCGGCGTCCTCACCCTGCTGCTCGCGGTCGAGGGCTACTACGCCACCGCCGTGGTCGCGCTCGGTGACGACGTCTCGACCCTGACCAACGGCTCCGCCCTGCTCTGGCTGGCCCTCGCGGTGGCGGCAGGTGCCGTGTTCGGCACTGCCGGCGCCTGGGCCCGGTCGGCCCACCCGTGGCGCGGACCGGTCGGCACGGCCGCCGCGGTCGCGGTGCTGCTGGCCGAGGCGTGGCTCGACCTCACGCGGCTCTCGGACGCGGGCGGCGACGTCGCCTACCGCCACGACCTCGCCCAGACGGCGGTCGTGCTGCTGGTGCTGGCGGCGCTCGTCGCGGTCCTGGCCGGTCGCTCCGCCCGTCAGCGGATCATCGGCTCGGTGATCGCCCTGGGCCTCGCCCTGCTGGGCGCCCTCGCGATCAGCACGCTCCGGACGTACGGGCTGCTCTGA
- a CDS encoding HAD hydrolase-like protein — protein sequence MSVARPGLRAVVLDIDGTLLDSADGIVAGFGHALRAVGVTPPDDATLRSDLGPPLVDLLPALGVPAGRLAEAIAAYRTFYFREGLQQATVYDGVVEALTTLAARHPLGTATAKRTDTARATLEAHGLTRFFGVVNGLGEDQPSKAETLAETLELMGGVDPADAVMIGDRRSDVAAGRAVGTRTVGVLWGYGSRAELESAGADVLLEHPRQLADLLLS from the coding sequence GTGAGCGTCGCCCGGCCGGGGCTGCGGGCCGTCGTGCTCGACATCGACGGGACGCTCCTCGACTCGGCCGACGGGATCGTCGCCGGGTTCGGGCACGCGCTGCGGGCCGTGGGCGTCACGCCGCCCGACGACGCGACCCTGCGCTCCGACCTGGGACCACCGCTGGTGGACCTGCTCCCCGCGCTGGGCGTGCCGGCGGGCCGCCTGGCCGAGGCGATCGCCGCGTACCGCACCTTCTACTTCCGCGAGGGACTGCAGCAGGCCACCGTCTACGACGGGGTGGTCGAGGCGCTGACCACCCTCGCCGCGCGGCACCCCCTCGGCACCGCGACGGCCAAGCGCACCGACACGGCGCGCGCCACTCTCGAGGCGCACGGGCTGACCCGCTTCTTCGGCGTGGTGAACGGCCTGGGCGAGGACCAGCCGTCGAAGGCCGAGACGCTGGCCGAGACGCTCGAGCTGATGGGCGGCGTCGACCCCGCCGACGCGGTGATGATCGGCGACCGGCGTTCTGACGTCGCGGCAGGACGTGCCGTCGGTACCCGGACCGTCGGCGTGCTGTGGGGCTACGGCAGCCGGGCCGAGCTCGAGAGCGCCGGCGCGGACGTGCTCCTCGAGCACCCCCGCCAGCTGGCCGACCTGCTGCTGTCCTGA